The proteins below are encoded in one region of Agelaius phoeniceus isolate bAgePho1 chromosome 35, bAgePho1.hap1, whole genome shotgun sequence:
- the CELA1 gene encoding chymotrypsin-like elastase family member 1, producing MMLQLVLLAALALCGRCSELDLDGMQRVVGGTEARSHSWPSQISLQYYSGGGWHHTCGGSLIHRNWVMTAAHCVNNNLQYRVVAGEHNLNMNDGTEQVFSVSRIIVHPYYNSNNVAAGYDIALFRLSSSATLNSAVQLAVLPREGTILPNNYPCYITGWGLTRTNGQLSSVLLQAQLPVVDYQICSSASYWGSTVKNTMVCAGGDGVRSGCQGDSGGPLHCAVNGQYQVHGVTSFVSSQGCNVLRKPTVFTRVSAYISWINSVIAQN from the exons ATGATGCTGCAGCTCGTGCTCCTCGCCGCGCTCGCCCTGTGCG ggcGCTGCTCCGAGCTGGATCTCGATGGCATGCAGCGGGTGGTCGGCGGCACCGAGGCGCGCTCGCACTCCTGGCCCTCCCAG ATCTCCCTGCAGTATTACTCCGGGGGAGGCTGGCACCACACCTGCGGGGGCTCCCTCATCCACAGGAACTGGGTGATGACCGCCGCCCACTGCGTCAACAA TAACCTGCAGTACCGTGTGGTGGCCGGCGAGCACAACCTCAACATGAACGACGGCACCGAGCAGGTGTTCAGCGTCAGCAGGATCATCGTCCACCCCTACTACAACTCCAACAACGTGGCCGCAGG CTACGACATCGCCCTGTTCCGCCTGAGCAGCTCCGCCACCCTGAACAGCGCCGTGCAGCTGGCCGTGCTGCCCCGGGAGGGCACCATCCTGCCCAACAACTACCCCTGCTACATCACGGGCTGGGGCCTGACCCGCA CCAACGGGCAGCTGTCCAGcgtcctgctccaggcccagctgcCCGTCGTGGACTACCAGATCTGCTCCAGCGCGTCCTACTGGGGCTCCACCGTCAAGAACACCATGGTGTGCGCCGGCGGCGACGGCGTGCGCTCCGGCTGCCAG GGCGATTCCGGCGGTCCCCTGCACTGCGCCGTCAACGGGCAGTACCAGGTGCACGGCGTCACCAGCTTCGtgtccagccagggctgcaacGTCCTCCGCAAACCCACCGTGTTCACCCGCGTCTCCGCCTACATCTCCTGGATCAACAGC gTCATCGCCCAGAACTGA